In the Streptomyces formicae genome, one interval contains:
- a CDS encoding toll/interleukin-1 receptor domain-containing protein: MHEVFINYRTQGGKEVGYMCDAVLSARFGADSVFLAKKSLDPGRRYAEDIIQAVRRCHVLLALIDEHWLDAPDVRRPGRRALDNPQDWVRREIEAALGSGALIVPLFIGRRVEQLDPNRLPTSLSELAEHQYARVELHSKDEDLARLGDRLVRQVPELAKLDSQGRPDAPTESAPETSLRTDHQSGGIGQVGGSVGSFVNEAHGPLHTGSGDQYHGPRITGDGTNYISGDNSGEIRQRFGSRRPRRDDEQ; encoded by the coding sequence GTGCACGAAGTCTTCATCAACTACCGCACGCAGGGCGGCAAGGAAGTCGGATACATGTGTGACGCCGTGCTGTCGGCCCGATTCGGTGCCGACAGCGTGTTCCTCGCGAAGAAGTCCCTCGACCCCGGTCGCAGGTACGCAGAGGACATCATCCAAGCCGTACGCCGCTGTCACGTCCTGCTCGCGTTGATCGACGAACACTGGCTCGACGCCCCTGATGTGCGCCGCCCCGGCAGAAGGGCCCTGGACAATCCCCAGGACTGGGTCCGAAGGGAGATCGAGGCGGCCCTGGGCTCCGGCGCGCTGATCGTCCCGCTCTTCATCGGCAGGCGGGTGGAACAGCTCGATCCGAACCGCCTCCCCACATCATTGTCGGAGCTGGCGGAGCACCAGTACGCACGCGTGGAGTTGCACAGCAAGGACGAAGACCTGGCACGGCTCGGCGACCGTCTGGTGCGTCAGGTCCCCGAACTCGCGAAGCTGGACAGCCAGGGCCGACCGGATGCGCCGACGGAGTCCGCGCCGGAAACCAGCCTGCGCACGGACCACCAGAGCGGAGGGATCGGCCAGGTCGGCGGCTCTGTAGGGAGCTTCGTCAACGAGGCCCACGGTCCGTTGCACACGGGGAGCGGCGACCAGTACCACGGCCCTCGCATCACTGGGGACGGCACCAACTACATCTCCGGAGACAACAGCGGTGAGATACGTCAGCGCTTCGGGTCCCGCCGACCGCGGAGGGACGACGAGCAGTGA